From the Hymenobacter yonginensis genome, one window contains:
- a CDS encoding Mpo1 family 2-hydroxy fatty acid dioxygenase, translating into MSTALVSPVQRLLNEYAESHQNPTNKLVHWVCVPLIMFAILGLLWSVPVPAAVRALSPWLNWATVVMVLAVGYYVRLSGRLAVGMVLVWAAMALGLRVVDAGAALPLWAVCLIIFVLAWVGQFWGHKVEGKKPSFLKDLQFLLIGPLWLLHFIYRRLGWRY; encoded by the coding sequence ATGTCCACCGCCCTTGTTTCTCCGGTTCAGCGGCTGCTGAACGAATACGCCGAAAGCCACCAGAATCCTACCAACAAGCTGGTACACTGGGTGTGCGTGCCGCTGATTATGTTCGCCATTCTCGGCCTGCTGTGGTCGGTTCCGGTGCCGGCGGCGGTGCGTGCCTTGAGCCCTTGGCTGAACTGGGCTACCGTTGTGATGGTACTGGCCGTGGGGTACTATGTGCGCCTCTCGGGGCGGCTGGCGGTGGGGATGGTGCTGGTGTGGGCGGCTATGGCGCTGGGACTGCGCGTGGTGGATGCCGGGGCGGCCCTGCCCCTGTGGGCAGTGTGCCTGATTATTTTCGTGCTGGCCTGGGTTGGGCAGTTCTGGGGCCACAAGGTGGAAGGCAAGAAGCCCAGCTTCCTCAAAGACCTGCAGTTTCTGCTCATCGGCCCGCTGTGGCTACTCCATTTCATCTACCGCCGGCTGGGCTGGCGGTACTGA
- a CDS encoding TetR family transcriptional regulator C-terminal domain-containing protein — translation MKQQPTPAPEAAFSPKERIKQAYLDYVLRKGKPPISVFKLTQKLGLPEQEFYASYANFDAIDREIWADFGREARATAAREPVWEQYGAREKLLGYYYTLIEILKHNRSYALQSLRRSLSKMPGITPRVLDDFRQDFEAFVEDLLREGRRTEEVASRQLVQHGYPRFFWQQQLFVLGFFAKDDTVNFERTDAAIEKAVTLSFDLVGRNTLDSAADFVRFLVRR, via the coding sequence ATGAAACAGCAACCCACGCCCGCTCCCGAAGCGGCTTTCTCGCCCAAAGAACGGATCAAGCAAGCCTACCTCGACTACGTGCTGCGCAAAGGCAAGCCGCCGATTTCGGTGTTCAAACTGACCCAGAAGCTGGGTTTGCCCGAGCAGGAATTCTACGCCAGTTACGCCAATTTCGACGCCATCGACCGGGAAATATGGGCCGACTTTGGCCGCGAGGCCCGCGCCACGGCCGCCCGCGAGCCGGTGTGGGAGCAGTACGGTGCCCGCGAAAAGCTGCTGGGCTACTACTACACGCTGATCGAGATTCTCAAGCACAACCGCAGCTATGCCCTGCAAAGCCTGCGCCGCTCGCTCTCCAAAATGCCCGGCATCACGCCCCGCGTGCTCGACGACTTCCGGCAGGATTTTGAGGCCTTCGTGGAGGACTTGCTGCGCGAGGGCCGTCGCACCGAGGAAGTGGCCAGCCGCCAGCTGGTGCAGCACGGCTACCCGCGCTTCTTCTGGCAGCAGCAGCTGTTCGTGCTCGGCTTTTTCGCCAAAGACGACACCGTAAACTTCGAGCGCACCGATGCCGCCATCGAAAAAGCCGTGACGCTGAGCTTCGATCTGGTAGGCCGCAACACTCTGGATTCCGCCGCCGATTTTGTGCGGTTCCTGGTGCGCCGGTAA
- the phhA gene encoding phenylalanine 4-monooxygenase yields MQSVSAAPVASDALPLLTQVYADYTAADQHVWQLLFDRQMALLPGRAAEAFLEGVRRVGFTRDAIPDFREVNPRLQELTGWELVVVPGIVDDAVFFQLLADRKFPATTWLRTLEQLDYLEEPDMFHDVFGHVPLLTDAGFADFLQKLGAAAVHHGQRWPGTLEQFTRLYWFTAEFGLIQQPDGLRIYGAGLLSSHGEVKFSLSEAPTRLPFTLDGVLDTPFEKDKFQDLYFVLTDMQQLPESLAQLQARLLE; encoded by the coding sequence ATGCAGTCTGTTTCTGCCGCCCCCGTTGCTTCCGATGCCCTACCGCTGCTCACCCAGGTCTATGCCGATTACACCGCCGCCGACCAGCACGTGTGGCAGCTACTCTTCGACCGCCAGATGGCTTTGCTGCCCGGCCGCGCCGCCGAGGCGTTTCTGGAAGGCGTACGCCGAGTCGGCTTCACCCGCGACGCCATTCCCGATTTTCGGGAGGTGAACCCCCGCCTGCAGGAGCTGACGGGCTGGGAGCTGGTGGTAGTGCCCGGCATCGTGGATGACGCCGTGTTCTTCCAGCTGCTGGCCGACCGTAAGTTCCCCGCTACTACCTGGCTGCGCACCCTCGAGCAGCTCGATTACCTCGAAGAGCCCGACATGTTCCACGACGTATTCGGCCACGTACCACTGCTGACGGATGCCGGCTTTGCCGATTTCCTGCAGAAGCTGGGCGCGGCGGCCGTGCACCACGGCCAGCGTTGGCCCGGTACCCTGGAGCAGTTCACGCGCCTGTACTGGTTCACGGCCGAGTTCGGCCTGATTCAGCAGCCCGACGGTCTGCGCATCTACGGGGCCGGGCTGCTGTCGTCGCACGGCGAGGTGAAGTTCAGCCTCAGCGAAGCGCCCACCCGCCTGCCCTTCACCCTCGACGGCGTGCTGGATACGCCCTTCGAGAAGGATAAATTCCAGGACCTCTACTTCGTGCTGACCGACATGCAGCAGCTCCCCGAGAGCCTGGCCCAGCTCCAGGCACGGTTGCTGGAGTAG
- a CDS encoding nidogen-like domain-containing protein: MRIFSLALLSRWMLALCLVGTLGQQVCAQTAAPRSIDPSQLDPQYDLRKQRLIPASSRVLAATRPVPASSGAVPQLPACFEPLDSVSAPAAGGYTNLPRNDDGSSSLIPLGFTFTLFGTPYTGVYINTNGNLSFGAPVSQFSASGFPITTPMVAAFWADVDTRPSSSGSIWYKLYPDRLVVTWNRVGYYSGNTDKKNTFQIVIRANSTGITTDDVTFAYGDMQWTTGDASNGVNGFGGSLATVGANRGSNNDFIQTGRFNLNDASHPDNVNPSGVNWLDEQCISYRVFANGNLPPSATNLPLNNTITVNQGQTVSIAPQFSGPEAGQAVTLAVNTNGLCNVTSSVSSGINPVLNLSVTGAPCNVGASTISVVATDNGTPVASRQFTITVIVNPPATANGQWTGSVSTVYTDPANWANNTLPTASTDVTIPAAAVRMPVLSAAASANSFTIASGASLTIASGGTLTLNSALVNNGSCTGAGALVLSGPAQQSVGGSSPISMAGLTVGPAGAQLTGPLAVSRLLTLNGNLATNAQPLTLLSDASGTAMVVNNGSAVVSGSVTVQRYINPSQNAGAGYRHYSAPVSNTTVADLSTANYTPVVNAGYNTAPVPAAVTPFPTVFGYDESRVNATAATFDQGWFSPASLSAAMTPGVGYTVNLPASAAVDFVGTLTNGPVARTGLTRGTQPTSGWHLLGNPYPAPIDWTLATAGLSGLDNAVYVFKSSGTYAGSYSSFVNGVGDARFIAAGQGFFVRTTTAGTPGSLSLSNAARLTSYQSPDFNRPSALETRPLLQLDLVNGTQRDAATVYFEQGATTSFDAAFDAYKLTTGNVASLSLPVGSEQLSISGLPALSRADVLVPLQVRVPVSGFYQLEAAQLLNLPAGLYAYLRDAETGTSLDLVQQPVYAFRQAADATGPRFSLLLTSNRILANAATLVGQQIQLYPNPAHTTATLLLPAALRSQQGTAVLYNALGQAVRSYSWTPGSASSSQELSVSGLAQGVYTLRLTTTLGPATKRLVIE, encoded by the coding sequence ATGCGCATTTTTTCTCTGGCATTGCTTTCCCGATGGATGCTGGCTTTGTGTCTGGTCGGAACGCTAGGGCAGCAGGTATGTGCTCAAACCGCTGCTCCGCGCTCCATCGACCCCTCCCAGCTCGACCCGCAGTATGACCTGCGCAAACAGCGCCTGATTCCGGCCAGCAGCCGGGTGCTGGCCGCAACCCGGCCAGTGCCAGCCAGCAGCGGCGCAGTGCCTCAGCTTCCGGCCTGTTTCGAGCCGCTGGATTCTGTGTCGGCGCCGGCGGCAGGAGGCTACACCAACCTGCCGCGCAACGACGATGGCTCGTCCAGCCTGATTCCGCTGGGCTTCACATTCACGCTGTTTGGCACGCCCTATACAGGTGTGTATATCAATACCAACGGTAACCTGTCGTTTGGAGCTCCAGTGTCGCAATTTTCCGCCAGTGGCTTCCCAATAACCACGCCCATGGTAGCCGCCTTCTGGGCCGACGTTGATACGCGCCCCAGCAGCAGTGGTAGCATCTGGTACAAGCTCTACCCCGACCGGCTGGTGGTTACCTGGAACCGGGTGGGCTACTACAGCGGCAATACCGACAAAAAAAACACCTTCCAGATTGTCATTCGGGCCAATTCGACCGGCATCACGACGGATGATGTGACGTTTGCCTATGGCGATATGCAATGGACCACTGGCGACGCTTCCAACGGCGTGAATGGGTTTGGCGGCTCGTTGGCTACCGTGGGCGCCAACCGGGGCTCCAACAACGACTTCATCCAGACGGGCCGCTTCAACCTCAACGATGCCTCCCACCCCGACAACGTGAACCCCAGCGGGGTAAACTGGCTGGATGAGCAGTGCATCTCGTACCGCGTATTCGCCAACGGCAACCTGCCCCCGTCGGCTACCAACCTGCCACTCAACAACACCATCACCGTCAACCAAGGACAAACGGTGAGCATTGCGCCGCAGTTTTCGGGACCGGAAGCCGGCCAGGCCGTAACGCTGGCCGTGAACACCAACGGGCTGTGCAATGTCACATCCAGTGTGAGTTCAGGCATCAACCCGGTGCTGAACCTGAGCGTGACTGGCGCCCCCTGCAACGTCGGCGCTTCTACCATCAGCGTAGTGGCTACCGACAATGGCACCCCGGTAGCGAGCCGGCAGTTTACTATCACGGTCATCGTGAATCCGCCCGCCACGGCCAACGGTCAGTGGACAGGCAGCGTGAGCACCGTTTACACCGACCCGGCCAACTGGGCCAACAACACGCTGCCCACGGCCAGCACCGACGTTACGATTCCGGCGGCGGCCGTCCGGATGCCGGTGCTGAGTGCCGCTGCCAGCGCCAATAGCTTCACCATAGCCAGCGGCGCCAGCCTGACAATAGCCAGCGGTGGCACACTCACCCTGAACAGTGCGCTGGTAAACAATGGCAGCTGCACCGGGGCCGGGGCCCTGGTGCTCAGCGGCCCCGCTCAGCAAAGCGTAGGCGGCAGCAGCCCGATCAGCATGGCCGGCCTCACGGTAGGCCCGGCCGGGGCCCAGCTCACCGGGCCACTGGCCGTGAGCCGCCTCCTGACGCTGAATGGCAACCTGGCTACCAACGCGCAGCCCCTGACCTTGCTTTCGGATGCTTCCGGCACTGCCATGGTCGTGAACAATGGTTCCGCTGTCGTGAGTGGGTCCGTTACGGTGCAGCGCTACATCAACCCCAGCCAGAATGCCGGGGCTGGTTACCGCCACTATAGCGCGCCCGTCAGCAATACCACAGTGGCCGACCTGAGCACGGCCAACTATACGCCCGTGGTGAATGCGGGCTACAACACGGCCCCGGTGCCGGCCGCCGTTACGCCTTTCCCCACGGTGTTTGGCTACGATGAAAGCCGGGTGAATGCCACGGCCGCCACCTTCGACCAAGGCTGGTTTTCGCCGGCCAGCCTGTCGGCGGCCATGACGCCGGGCGTGGGCTACACGGTGAACCTGCCAGCCAGCGCCGCCGTCGATTTTGTGGGTACGCTCACGAACGGCCCCGTGGCGCGCACCGGCCTCACGCGCGGCACCCAGCCTACCTCCGGCTGGCACCTGCTGGGCAACCCCTACCCCGCCCCCATCGACTGGACCCTAGCCACCGCGGGGCTGTCAGGGCTCGACAACGCGGTGTACGTGTTCAAGTCGTCGGGGACGTATGCGGGCAGCTACAGCAGCTTTGTGAATGGCGTGGGCGATGCCCGCTTCATTGCGGCGGGGCAGGGATTCTTTGTGCGGACCACCACGGCCGGCACGCCGGGCAGCCTTTCGCTCAGCAACGCCGCCCGCCTCACCAGCTACCAAAGCCCCGATTTCAACCGCCCTTCGGCCCTGGAGACCCGGCCGCTGCTTCAGCTTGACTTGGTGAATGGCACCCAGCGCGATGCGGCCACCGTGTACTTTGAGCAAGGAGCAACTACTTCCTTCGATGCCGCCTTCGATGCCTACAAACTGACTACCGGCAACGTAGCCAGCCTCTCGCTGCCCGTCGGCTCCGAGCAGCTCAGCATCAGCGGACTGCCCGCCCTCAGCCGCGCCGACGTGCTGGTGCCGCTGCAAGTACGCGTGCCGGTTTCGGGTTTCTACCAGCTGGAAGCGGCGCAGCTGCTCAACCTGCCGGCCGGGCTCTACGCCTACCTGCGCGACGCCGAAACCGGCACCAGCCTCGACCTGGTCCAGCAGCCGGTATATGCCTTCCGTCAGGCAGCAGACGCCACCGGCCCGCGCTTTTCGCTGCTTCTGACGTCCAACCGCATATTGGCCAATGCAGCCACGCTGGTGGGCCAGCAGATTCAGCTCTACCCCAACCCTGCTCACACCACCGCCACCCTGCTGCTGCCGGCCGCGTTGCGCAGCCAGCAAGGCACGGCCGTGCTGTATAACGCACTGGGGCAGGCAGTCCGCAGCTATTCCTGGACACCAGGATCAGCAAGCTCTTCCCAGGAGCTTTCGGTGAGCGGGCTGGCGCAGGGCGTTTACACGCTGCGCCTGACCACCACCCTCGGGCCAGCCACAAAACGCCTAGTAATAGAGTAA
- a CDS encoding dienelactone hydrolase family protein, which translates to MKKLWTLCAALLSVVSVASAQSTMNCCTKPAAGQAATEVFAMLASNEDFSGGHDAPLPFTYAGEGSMIEFKTTDGQTGKAFEIKSKTKSDKYLFVIHEWWGLNDYIKQEAGRFAEELPGVNVIALDLYDGQVATDADMAGKLMQGVKTERAQAIIKGALAYAGPKAQISSIGWCFGGGWSIQTALLAGPKAKACVAYYGMPEKDVAKLKTLNTDVLFVFAKQDKWINQEVVDQFRKDMAAAKKGLTVKTYDADHAFANPSNPKYSKDFAADAHAASVAYLKKNLKLK; encoded by the coding sequence ATGAAAAAACTCTGGACCCTTTGCGCCGCGCTGCTGAGCGTGGTATCGGTGGCCTCCGCCCAATCGACGATGAACTGCTGCACCAAGCCCGCCGCTGGTCAGGCTGCTACCGAAGTATTCGCCATGCTGGCCTCCAATGAGGACTTCTCCGGCGGCCACGATGCTCCCTTGCCCTTCACCTACGCCGGCGAAGGCAGCATGATTGAGTTCAAAACCACCGACGGCCAGACCGGCAAAGCCTTCGAAATCAAGAGCAAGACCAAGTCGGACAAGTACCTGTTCGTGATTCACGAGTGGTGGGGCCTGAACGATTATATCAAGCAGGAAGCCGGCCGCTTCGCCGAGGAGCTGCCCGGCGTCAACGTCATTGCCCTCGACCTCTACGACGGCCAGGTAGCCACCGACGCCGACATGGCTGGCAAGCTGATGCAGGGTGTGAAAACCGAGCGTGCCCAGGCCATCATCAAAGGTGCCCTTGCTTACGCTGGCCCCAAAGCCCAGATCAGCAGCATCGGCTGGTGCTTCGGTGGCGGCTGGAGCATCCAGACGGCCCTGCTGGCCGGCCCCAAAGCCAAAGCATGCGTGGCTTACTACGGCATGCCCGAGAAGGACGTGGCCAAGCTCAAGACGCTGAACACCGATGTGCTGTTCGTCTTCGCCAAGCAGGATAAGTGGATCAATCAGGAAGTGGTAGACCAGTTCCGCAAGGACATGGCTGCCGCCAAAAAAGGCCTCACGGTGAAAACCTACGACGCCGACCACGCCTTCGCCAACCCCTCCAACCCCAAGTACAGCAAGGACTTCGCTGCCGACGCCCACGCCGCCTCGGTTGCCTACCTGAAGAAAAACCTGAAGCTGAAATAA
- a CDS encoding phenylalanine 4-monooxygenase codes for MIQQHYDRYTTQDQLVWKVLFDRQTALLHKRACSAFGRGLEAVGFHRNAIPDFQEVSQRLQKATGWQLEPVQGMLNDAEFFGLLAQRKFPATVWIRSMAQFDFIEEPDLFHGVFGHVPLLMDQAFADFLHFLGQVAAQHLDDAVALARLERLYGFTVQFGLVEEHGQTRMYGAGLLSSSGEIHHCIGDVSRRFPFDLATVLHTPYSEAHLQDQYFVLNSWEQLTESVAELAALLSSGWELQPVE; via the coding sequence ATGATACAGCAACACTACGACCGGTATACCACGCAGGATCAGCTGGTTTGGAAGGTATTGTTCGACCGCCAGACGGCCCTGCTGCACAAGCGTGCCTGCTCGGCGTTTGGCCGGGGGCTGGAGGCCGTGGGCTTCCACCGCAACGCCATTCCCGACTTCCAGGAAGTAAGCCAGCGCCTGCAAAAAGCCACCGGCTGGCAGCTGGAACCGGTGCAGGGCATGCTCAATGATGCCGAGTTCTTCGGGTTGCTGGCCCAGCGCAAGTTCCCGGCTACCGTCTGGATCCGGAGCATGGCGCAGTTCGACTTCATCGAGGAGCCTGACCTGTTCCACGGCGTATTCGGCCACGTGCCCTTGCTCATGGACCAGGCCTTTGCCGACTTCCTGCACTTCCTGGGCCAGGTAGCCGCCCAGCACCTCGACGATGCCGTGGCCCTGGCCCGCCTCGAGCGGCTCTACGGCTTCACGGTGCAGTTCGGGTTGGTGGAAGAACACGGCCAGACGCGCATGTACGGGGCCGGTTTGCTCTCATCGTCGGGTGAAATCCACCACTGCATCGGCGACGTTTCGCGCCGTTTTCCCTTCGATCTGGCCACCGTACTGCACACCCCCTACAGCGAAGCGCACCTGCAGGACCAGTACTTCGTGCTCAACAGCTGGGAGCAGCTCACCGAAAGCGTAGCCGAACTGGCCGCGCTGCTGTCCTCGGGCTGGGAGCTGCAGCCGGTGGAGTAA
- a CDS encoding ABC1 kinase family protein has protein sequence MDDIPKSLTSLPTTKVARAARFAKTGLNVGANYVKHYAKRAVGADSTTEDLHAANAAELYGTLSEMKGSVLKVAQMLAMEKNLLPTAYADQFAQAQYQTPPLSGPLVVKTFREAFGKSPFEVFDEFDIEARQAASIGQVHAASKDGRTLAVKVQYPGVADSIRSDIRLVKPIALRVLGLDEATVRPYMQEVETRLLEETDYALELRRGQQIAAASAGLAHLQFAQYYPELSAARILTMDWLPGQHMKEFLATNPSQEVRNQLGQALWDFYMFQLNELRQVHADPHPGNFLLTDTDGGTVGVLDFGCVKEIPADVHRLFTALLTPETLADPARLATLLEEGGVLRPDDPASRRAFYVDTMRASLELVGRPFRQPTFDFGDPAYMQSLYALGDDLMQQPELRQQREPRGSEHFIYLNRTYVGLYALLTELRASIRTGTT, from the coding sequence ATGGACGATATTCCCAAGTCGCTTACTTCCCTGCCCACCACCAAAGTGGCCCGGGCGGCGCGTTTCGCCAAAACCGGCCTCAACGTGGGGGCCAACTACGTGAAGCACTACGCCAAGCGGGCAGTGGGCGCTGATAGCACCACCGAGGACCTGCACGCGGCCAACGCGGCCGAGCTGTACGGTACGCTCAGTGAAATGAAAGGCTCGGTGCTGAAAGTGGCCCAGATGCTGGCCATGGAAAAGAACCTGCTGCCCACCGCCTACGCCGACCAGTTTGCCCAGGCCCAGTACCAGACCCCGCCCCTCTCGGGCCCGTTGGTGGTGAAGACGTTTCGGGAGGCGTTCGGCAAGTCGCCGTTCGAGGTGTTCGACGAGTTCGACATCGAGGCGCGGCAGGCGGCCAGCATCGGGCAGGTGCACGCGGCGAGCAAAGACGGCCGGACGCTGGCCGTGAAGGTGCAGTACCCCGGCGTGGCCGACAGCATCCGCTCCGATATCCGGCTGGTGAAGCCCATTGCCCTGCGCGTGCTGGGCCTCGATGAAGCCACCGTGCGCCCCTATATGCAGGAAGTGGAAACCCGCCTGCTCGAAGAAACCGACTACGCCCTGGAGCTGCGCCGCGGCCAGCAGATTGCCGCCGCCTCGGCCGGTCTGGCGCATTTGCAGTTTGCCCAGTATTACCCCGAGCTATCGGCCGCCCGCATCCTGACTATGGACTGGCTGCCCGGCCAGCACATGAAGGAGTTTCTGGCCACCAACCCCAGCCAGGAAGTGCGCAACCAACTCGGCCAGGCCCTTTGGGACTTCTACATGTTCCAGCTCAACGAGCTGCGCCAGGTCCATGCCGACCCGCACCCCGGTAACTTCCTGCTCACAGATACCGACGGCGGCACCGTGGGCGTGCTGGATTTTGGCTGCGTAAAGGAAATTCCAGCCGATGTGCACCGCCTGTTCACGGCCCTGCTCACGCCCGAAACCCTCGCCGACCCCGCCCGCCTGGCGACGCTGCTGGAAGAAGGCGGCGTGCTTCGCCCCGACGACCCAGCCAGCCGCCGCGCGTTCTACGTGGACACCATGCGCGCTTCCCTGGAACTGGTGGGCCGCCCCTTCCGCCAGCCCACCTTCGATTTCGGCGACCCGGCATACATGCAAAGCCTCTACGCCCTCGGCGACGACCTAATGCAGCAGCCCGAGTTGCGCCAGCAGCGCGAGCCCCGCGGCTCCGAACACTTCATCTACCTCAACCGCACCTACGTGGGCCTCTACGCCCTGCTCACCGAGCTACGTGCCTCCATCCGCACCGGTACTACCTAG
- a CDS encoding PID-CTERM protein-sorting domain-containing protein, with amino-acid sequence MKLSSHRFRLLTSAPLLAALLLGMPAQAQGPGTGGPTPDPNSPTAVPLDGGASLLLLAGGALALRRLRRSTANEHPDDAG; translated from the coding sequence ATGAAGCTCTCTTCTCACCGTTTTCGGCTGCTGACTAGCGCGCCGCTGCTGGCCGCATTGCTGCTGGGCATGCCTGCCCAGGCGCAGGGACCCGGTACCGGCGGCCCCACTCCCGACCCCAATTCCCCTACTGCCGTTCCGCTTGATGGCGGGGCTTCGCTGCTGCTGCTGGCCGGTGGGGCCCTGGCGCTACGCCGCCTGCGCCGCTCTACTGCCAACGAGCACCCGGACGATGCCGGCTAA
- a CDS encoding helix-turn-helix domain-containing protein — protein sequence MFFGFNLYSGLLLPFFLQGVIVAAVLWARRRREDTAADGWLALLLLLFAVRLAQWMLGFAGWYDSHDARTTFMFYWPFSNWLAVGPALYFYFRSLTNQEFRLQRQHWWHFAPALVVLTWLLVVFGYDIGWWHGVQGQPLPAHFGTKGPLASWADYQPIGLLADTLGYLWVLAYAVHTLRAYRAYARYLNDNFSDTEQLRFRWLRNVLVAVVVGTGVTLVFGVVNIFITPLNYVQSWYDYLFTGLLIYYLSISGLLTGYRLAALRFQLSADIAASPVASLPTVEAAAGASNIVALETSEKIVAAAVPDLPEIPVSAATAAASVPLVADATVEEPTETAAEPDAELARWTARLLAHMQAARPYLEPELTLGDLAIQLRTNTSWLSRVINSGCGQNFNDFVNEYRVREAERRLRDPQFRHYTLLAVALEAGFNSKSTFNRVFKKLRGQTPSEAARQL from the coding sequence ATGTTCTTCGGCTTCAACCTCTACAGCGGCTTGCTGCTGCCGTTTTTCCTGCAAGGTGTAATCGTGGCGGCGGTGCTGTGGGCGCGGCGGCGGCGTGAGGATACGGCGGCCGACGGCTGGCTGGCCCTGCTGCTGCTGCTGTTTGCTGTGCGGCTGGCCCAGTGGATGCTGGGCTTTGCCGGCTGGTACGACTCGCACGACGCCCGCACGACGTTCATGTTCTATTGGCCGTTCAGCAACTGGCTGGCGGTGGGGCCCGCGCTGTATTTCTACTTCCGCAGCCTCACCAATCAGGAGTTCCGGCTGCAGCGGCAACACTGGTGGCACTTCGCGCCCGCCTTGGTGGTGCTGACGTGGCTGCTGGTGGTATTTGGCTACGATATTGGTTGGTGGCACGGGGTGCAAGGCCAGCCACTGCCGGCCCACTTCGGCACCAAAGGCCCCCTGGCCAGCTGGGCCGACTACCAGCCCATCGGGCTGCTGGCCGATACGCTGGGCTACCTCTGGGTGCTGGCCTACGCGGTGCACACCCTGCGGGCCTACCGCGCCTACGCCCGTTACCTCAACGACAACTTCTCCGACACCGAGCAGCTCCGGTTTCGGTGGCTGCGTAACGTGCTGGTAGCCGTAGTGGTGGGCACCGGCGTCACGCTGGTGTTCGGGGTGGTCAACATCTTCATCACGCCCCTCAACTACGTGCAGAGCTGGTACGACTACCTGTTCACCGGCCTGCTGATCTACTACCTCAGCATCTCGGGCCTGCTGACCGGCTACCGCCTGGCCGCCTTACGCTTCCAGCTGTCGGCTGACATAGCCGCTTCGCCAGTGGCCTCGTTACCAACGGTGGAAGCTGCCGCCGGAGCGTCCAACATTGTTGCACTGGAGACAAGCGAAAAGATAGTTGCCGCTGCGGTACCCGATCTGCCTGAAATACCTGTTTCGGCTGCTACTGCGGCTGCCAGCGTACCGTTGGTAGCTGATGCCACCGTTGAAGAGCCAACTGAAACGGCCGCCGAACCCGACGCGGAGCTGGCCCGCTGGACGGCCCGGCTGCTGGCCCACATGCAGGCGGCCCGTCCCTACCTGGAGCCCGAGCTGACGCTGGGTGATCTGGCCATCCAGCTGCGCACCAACACGTCCTGGCTTTCCCGCGTCATCAACTCCGGCTGCGGCCAGAACTTCAACGACTTCGTGAACGAGTACCGGGTGCGCGAGGCCGAGCGCCGCCTCCGCGACCCGCAGTTTCGGCACTACACCCTGCTGGCCGTGGCGCTGGAGGCAGGCTTCAACTCCAAGTCCACGTTCAACCGCGTCTTCAAAAAGCTCCGCGGCCAGACTCCCAGCGAAGCCGCCCGGCAGCTGTAG